In the Pogoniulus pusillus isolate bPogPus1 chromosome 40, bPogPus1.pri, whole genome shotgun sequence genome, cggggacagcagcagccttcgGCAGCTCGGCCAGCACCACAgagccagcaccagcctctgcgGGGCCAGCGCCCGGCCCGGAGCAGGGcgaggcaggagagcagctgctgcctgctcagagctgcctggcagcagccaggggctCCTTCAGCTGCACGCTGCTGAAGCCCTCTGCTGCGGGGCCAGGCTGACAGTTGGCATCGTGCAGCCCGGGGAAGCTTTGGAGAGGGCTTCTgggagcagcccaggctctgctgagcgcacccagagcagggccaggcggGGCAGGAGCCGCTGGCAGCACCAGGGCACTTGGCTGGCTCTTACCGGAGCAGTTGTAGCCGTCGAGGACGCTGCCGAGCATGTCGCGGGTGGTgtgctggaacacctcctcctgcctcGCCTGCTCCCCAAACACTCGGTCGAAGACGAACTTCTGCTGTTTCCTCGGGTGCTTGGTGCCGCGGGCAGGCAGCGCAGGGCCGGAGGCACCACCCAGCCCCTCGGGGTCGAACACGAGGGTGTTGCGGTCGACGACTCTCAGCAGCGGCTGCTGCGCGGCTCTCTCGCCGGCTGCAGGGGGTCGCACTCGCACCACGACGGCCACGGTGCCCTCCCCGGGGGGAGGCACCAGCgccatggcggcggcggcggcgaccGCAGCGGGCTCCGGGCAGGGCCCTTGGGCTCCGCACAGCAGCGACTCAAGCAAAGCTCTGGAAATCACCGGCTGAAGTACACCGAGAAACACAACTCCGGGCTCGAAAGTCCTGAGAGCGCACTctgagaggagagaaggctcagcCAGGGAGGGGAAGCGCTGCGGGGGCAGCCTGGGGCCGCAGAAAGCCTTCACCGCCCCGCGCCGGAGCCTGCTCCCGCCGCCTGCCTGCCCCAACCGCCGCCGGTGCCCGTGCGGCTGCCGTTCCAAACCGCCCAAGCCTGCGCGTTTGGACCGGCTCCGggcaccctgcagccccttcgGGTGCCCACAGCCACACTGAGGCTGCTACACCCACacgggctgcccagagcccctccgCACCCTCACCCCTGttccacagcacacacacagccatgCCCCGGCCCCGGAGCCCTTCCCGGGACCCTGCTCCGCTCCATCCCAGGCGCTCCCACAGCCGGTCCCGGCCCCAGCCCTCTGGCCCTGGCGTCCTCCTCGGGACCCTACCCAAGCGTCTCAGAAGCATCTGCCCCCGagccctggccccagcctcctcctgAGACCCTACCCCACTTCGTCCCAAGCGCTTCCGACCCCGGCCCCTGCCCCACTCCGCCCCAGcactctcccagctcctgccccactcCGCCCCAGCACTCTCCCAGCCCCTACCCCACTCCGCCCAGcactctcccagcccctgccccactcCGCCCCAGcactctcccagcccctgccccactcCGCCCCAGcactctcccagctcctgccccactcCGCCCCAGCACTCTCCCAGCCCCGCAGGCTCCCGCAGCCGCCCCCAGCCCTCCCGTCCCGGCCCCAGcgcccctcaccagctgcttCCTCCGCAGGGGCTTCAAACGTCCCGCCGGCCACGCCCCCCGCGCTCATTGGTCAAGGGCCGAGCGCAGCCTCCCATTGGCTGCTGAGCGCCGCCAGCTCCGCCCGCTCCCGCCCGCGTGCCCGCCCGGTCCGCGCGGTGCACCCTGGGAGCTGTAGTCCCGCGGGGCCTGGCCGCCATCTTTgcgccccagccctgccccgggcCCCGCCGGCCGCTGGGGAGGCAGAACCGGCGGAGGCAGCGCCGGGCGGCGGAGAGAGCCCGGCCCAGGGCGAGCTGGGCGCTGAGCGCCCCCAGACCCTCAGGCGATGCCAGCCGAGGtggtggctgcagagagagcagagaagggcaggaggcagctccagagagcagcagcgcACCCAGGGCCCCTCCTGAGCCGCAGAAACACCTGGTGTGGGGCACCAAGGGACCCCAGAGTGGCACTTGGCATCACTCacctgccagcccagggctgcccaaGGCACACTCATTGTGCCAGCCCATGGGGACAGGGCACCTCCATCCCCACAGGCTCACTCAAGGCCCCCAGGGGGCACAGCCCCCCCGGGATGAGTGGGACAGTGTGGGGGCTTTGGGCTCCCACCTGAGCTCCTCAACAGCTCCCCACAGctttctctgtgcccagctcctccccagccagctTCAAAGCACAGAagctggcactggggctggctgcagggaggcagagctgagctctgtcCCTCCTCATCAAACGAACTGGGAGGGGGCTGCAAGTTTGCATTAGAAGCTTCCAGCTGTGAgcagacagagatctgctgctgccaggcagggcacaaggggggcaggagctgtgcccagtgcccgaggcacagcagcacccccagagctgCGTCCACCCTCCCAGTCCTGCTCCTGCCAAGCTTGGTCACCTCTGAGGGTGGCTAGGAGGAGCTGCTACAAGCAgccagctgtggcagtgcccagctgtgccctgtgctggcagcaaagGACAGCCCCAGGGGCCCTGGGATGATGGCAGAGGTGAGGGAAGCCAGAGTGGAGCCCAGCCCAGGAAAAtgtggagctgggctgagggcatggtttaggctggaggcactgctctggttccaggcatggtgcaggctgcaggcactgctctggttccaggcatggtgcaggctgcagacactgctctggttccagggatggtgcaggctgcaggcactgctctggttccaggcatggtgcaggctgcaggcactgctctggttccaggcatggtgcaggctggaggcactgctctggttccaggcatggtgcaggctggaggcactgctctggttccaggcatggtgcaggctgcaggcactgctctggttccagggatggtgcaggctgcaggcactgctctggttccaggcatggtgcaggctgcaggcactcTGCTAGGCACCACGTGCAAAGAATCTCACACATTCTGAGAGGGGAAATGAGTCAGACAGGGTGAGGGAAGCTATGGAAGGGCATCCTGAAGCTGCACAAGGCCTTGACCCCCCCACCTCGTGCCCTGCTCCCACCCCCTGCCTGTTCTAACCCCAGTTGGTGCCTCCATAGATGTCCTTAGAACCCTCCCAACCCCACACCCTTTCAggaccccacagcctccctctcACTGCCTCATCCTTTTCCCTCCAGCCCTCATAGGTCCCACAAGCCCCAGAAGAACTGCTCTCAGTGCCCTTCCCACCACCCTGTACCCCCACCTGCCACCTCCCAAATCCTACCCTATAGACACTCCCAGGGCCCAGTACTCCCACCCCAGGCCCCTGGAGCTGCCCCTGGGTGGCTCCTTtgctgctcacctgcagctttgccccTTGCAGTTCcaagaggctgctgcctgctcctctgagcatctcagcTGGAGCAGACCTCTggtgtgaccctgctctggcaggggcttggactcgatgatctctcaGGGTCCACTGCAGCCCCTAacctctgtgactctctgagcCTTTTGCCTTCATTCTGGGTTAAAGTTTTTTTTacttctgaaggaaaaaatCCATTCCTGTGACTCTGCTGAGTCCCTGCAGGAGTTTCCcgggggttggttttgtttatcccagcacagagctgtgagccagtgcttgtgcctggcacagctctgatgCATGCCCTCCCAAGAGGATGGCATCTCTACAGGCTTTAGGtgcccacctgctgctgctcagcagggagcaggactTCCCCACAGGGCTCAGCCCCACTCCTTCGTCCAAGGATGTGGGCTGAGCTTTTCAGCTTTCCCAAGAGGAatgctggtggccaggagggctgcACCgaggctgccagcactgctcagcaccttGAGCCACGGCAGTGATGGTCCCCAGgggccagtgctggctccagtctgtggccaagagagccaatggcatcctggcctgcatcaggagcagtgtgggcagtaggtcaagggaggttcttcttcccctgtactcagcactggtcagaccacaccttgagtgctgtgtccagttctgggcccctcaattcaagaaggatgttgaggtgctggaacatgtccagagaagggcaacaaagctggtgaggggcctggagcacaaatcctatgaggagaggttgagggagctgggcctgtttagcctggagaagaggaggctcagaggtgatcttattactgtctacaactacctgcaggggcattgtagccaggtggggggtggcctcttctcccaggtatccagcaatagaacaaggggacacagtctcaagctgtgccagggtaggtataggctgggtgttaggaagaagttcttcacagagagagtgattggcattggaatgggctgcccagggaggtggtggaggcaccgtccctggaggtgttcaagaagagcctggctgaggcacttagtgccatggtctggttgactgcatagggctgggggataggttgggctggctgagcttggagctctcttccaacctggttgattctatgattctatgattccatcagtGCCCTGGAccctcagccagtttgctgATGGTACCCAGCTGGGAGGGGTGGCTGgcacctgccaggctgtgctggcattcagagagacctggagagctgggcagaggaagctcctgaGGTTCAACACGGgcaagggcagggtcctgcacctggggaagaacaatccctgcagagactgagctgctgggaagcagctccgtggagaaggacctgggagtgcaggTGGACAAGTtcctcatgagccagcaatgagccctCATGGACAAGAAAGGctatggggtcctggggggcatgggggagaatgtggccagcaggtctagggaggttctcctccccttctacccTGTCCtattgaggccacatctggagtgtcgtgtccagttctgggctccccagttcaagagggacagggaactgctggagagtccagaggagatgctggagatgctgagaccctgcagaagagcagccccagaggggatctgagcaatgctcagtaaGAACTAAAGgctggggagcaagaggctgggggcagactcttgtcagtggtgcccagggacaggacaaggagcagtgggcacgAACTGGCTTCCAGAATGCCAGACAGCTTTTCTTTGCCTTGTTTCCCCATCTAAGCAATTctccagccccagagctcacaaCATCTCCTCTCCACAGCTAACCTTTATTTCTGCAGTCATTGCCCTGTACCCCAGGTACAGAGAGACTCACAGCAATGCTCCACCCGTGTCTGCTTTCCCCATCTCACACGGCGAGGTCACAGCCAGGcccctcctgctctctgctcctgctgcttcttcagctGACCTGGTAACGTCGCATCAGCTCCATCATCATCCTTTCCTCCTCGGCTTCCTTCTGCAACCTCGTGTCCATGAGGTGGGCTTCCCTCTCTGCTTCacagctggctgtgctgccagggtggTCAGCgctcccctgccccctgcccatgCTCTGGAGCTTCCCAAACaaatccctgctgctctccttctcCGCCCGGCTCAGCAGGGCCACGTTTAGCCCGAAGCGCCCAGTGCCcgccaggctctgcaggagctgcagcacgctgcctctgtcctcatggcagaggttcTCTGACAGCACCTTCAGGAACTCACCCAGCAGGCCAAAGCCCAGGTCAGCCTGAAAGATCCTGCCCAGGGCCTCCcctcccagtgccagcagaaggTGGTACTTTTCCGTGCTGCTCTTCGCGCAGCGGCGCCAGGCTCTGTAAAAGTCGGCAGAGGTTCCAGGCAGCTGATCCAGCTCCTGAGGGAAGAGTCACACAGCTCCTTTGGGTTTGTTCCACCTGAAGGGTTTTATTCCTCCCACCCCAATCAACCTGTGACTCTCTGAAGTGTTCTGAGTACAGGTTCTGCCAGCACAAAGCTTGGGAGGTGGCAAAAGATGGAAGACAACACACTGGGAGGTTCCTCAAGCCCCAGAGAAGCCAAAGACCTTGAGGGGACAGGAATGGCAGCGTGGATgaggcagagaagctgatgTGGATGAgcatggagcagggctgggcaacTCCAACTCCAAACAGAACCAGAcatgctgcccagcctggggccaCCATCACTGCTGGGGAAGGGATTTCCCGCAGGCAGCAGGAGTGCTTcagtggaactggctgagaagtggctgagtCAGAGAGAACCTCGAGAGCATCTCAAGCAGTGAGGGGAGATCAGGGCCTGccagaaagatggggacagagctctgggcagggtCTGATGTGACTGGACATGGagggatggtttgaaactaagagggagattcagactggagagaagggagaaatgttggacactgagggtgggaagagcctggcccaggctgcccagagaggtgggagatgccccatgcctggcactattgcaggtgaggttgcttggggctgtgagcaacttgCTCCAGTTGGGAatatccctgctggctgcaggagagctttaAATGTCCCATTCAATGAGCCCATGACTGAGCTAAATCCTGACAGATGTGAGACCCCAGGAACCCACAGATGGGCCCAGAGCTCTGTCTCATACACGCTGCACTCATCTGGGTCCCTGGGAGAGCTGGCACTGAAGAGAGCCAAGTTCAATGTGGCATCTCCAGGGCAAAGGAAATCCTGTTCCACAGACTCTGACTGAGCTGCTGAACTcatcctgctgcctgagctgaggCATGAGCTGAGGAGGGGTTTGTGGCTTTGAACCAGAGCAAGAAGGGGCAGCAACACCAGGCTGGGCCTACAGGCAGAATGGAGATCCCCTGGAGAGCAGAACCCAAGCACTGAGagggaggaaatggcttcaggctgccccagggggtGTTTAGATCAGATACTGGGGAAATGCCTTTACTGAGggagtggtgaagcactgggacatggcagtcaccatccctggaggagttcaaaacCCATAGgcttggcactttgggacatggtttagtggccatggtggtgtgggGTTGGTGGTTGGGTCTCAGAGCTTTCATTCTAAGAGGAtttgcccagggcaggtcattGCTCAGTCCAAGAAAGCACAAAGCTGCCTATAGGAAAGCTGCAAAAAGATCTCACAATAAAGAGGGAAACTGAATTGAGGGTCCAAAAATCCATGAGAAACATCCATGGGAACAATCTGCAGCTACACACCCAGTGCCCAGGACTGGCCAGCGTGGGCAGAACTGACTGGAAGGGGCAGGACAAATGGCACCCAGGTGCTAGGTGACCTGGAGAGAAAATGTTCAGTCCCTGTTTGCCACAGCTGAAGAAGCACCCAGaaggcagcaggttgagggcAGCATCTTGCCACCTCCTGCATAACGAACCCTGgggtgcagcagctgcacttgcagcagctgtgcagtgccagcagccagaggcacCCCTGGCACtcgggctgcagcctgcagccagctgcaggagtgtGGTCAAGGGAGGACACTGCCCCCAGGAGCTGTTAGTGGCCaccagcaggggcaggctgcaccGAGGCTCCCCacggctgctgcaggctcttccCGAGGCAGCCGCTGCAGGCTCGGAGCAGACACAAAGTGGGGCCAAGTCTGACCCCTGTTGTTACTCAGCACCAACCTTCCTGGGGACTTGGAGGGCTGCTCGCACCCAGAGGTGCTCCTGGGCAAACCATCCCCAGATGAGTTCTGAGATGTGGGCACAGACTCAGACAGCTTCTCCCTCACCTGGGGGATCTCCACCTCGCTGCCCTGCAGGGCCTTGgcctgggctgcacagggattCCACAGCAcattcctccccttctccacctTGTCCTTCCTCTGCAGGGGCTTCAggtgtgctgccagcacaatgctcctgcagggagcagatctGACACTTAGCAAACCAAAGCAGATAAAATGCTTCAGAGCTTtgagctgcttctctgaggCAAGGTCTGAGTTTGGGTCACCtgtgccatccagagggacctgcacaggctggaggagcagagccaggTGGAGCTCCTCAGGTCCAAcgaggctgagtgcagggagggtctcagcagagcaccagaggggcagaatctcctccctccccctgctgcccacactgctgggatcaggacagggctggcagcccacggagctggctcctgtgcagcttctcacccagcagcacccccaagtccttctgctgctctccatcccttcacccccacctgccctgccctgccagtcagcctgacccaggtgcagcaccTTGCCCCTGgccctgttgaacctcctgatGTCCACACGGCctcacttctccagcctctgcagaTCCCTCTGGGTGGGTCCTGCCCCTCAGGCATGTCCAGCCTTAGCCAAGGCTGAGTTTCTGTcccagcagggctctgtgccAGGGGGCTGGGGCCTTTGGTGGGAATCCCAAAGCTGGGTTTGCTGCCCTGTCAAGCCACTCTCACGGTCACCTGGGGCAGAAAGCAGGTCGCAGGCTCAGCTTCCTCTGAGCTCAAACCCCACCAGGTGACCTTGTCTGAGGGGGCTGAAGATTTGAGCTCCAAAGGAAGAGTTTCAGAACTCAGCCATGGTGGCAGAGCTTCGGTGCCAACACAGCCTTTGGTGTGCTCAGCTGCCGAGTGCCCCCGGGCTGGCTGCTCCCCTGCAGACCTGAACTCCTCGTAGGAGGACACTCCCTGGCGCAGGGCCCGCAGCTTGGCCTCGTTCTCCCTCGCCCGCTGCTCGTCTGCCGCCaccgctgccagcagctcctgctccagcaccgcCGTGTCCAGGCCATCAGCTGCCTCCATCGCCACACGGCCTGGGCAGGGGCCTGAGGACCTGGCGTCTGTAGGGGGACAGGGGGTGACACAGAGGACAGGGACAGCCCTGGGTGCACACAGACCCTGCTCCTGTCGTGACAGCGCTGCCAGGGCTGGCCTCAGAGGGTGAACTTCTGCGACACAGGCTCTGCCCCGAGCGGGCACCAGGACCCCGCTCCTGCCGAGGCAGCCCTGAGGTGGTTGGTCCCACTCCTGTCGTCACTCCAGCCCTGGGGACCCCACTCCTGTCctgacagctctgccagggctgccctcagagaACCCACTCCTGACGCAACAACTTCACTGTCGTGACAGTCCTGCCGGGACTGgccctggggactctgctccTGTTGGTACAGCCCTGCCAGGCCATGCCCATGGAGAGCAACCGGGAACCTCGCGCCCACCCCGAGTCCCGACGGGCCCCGACAGGCCTTCggctcctgccagccctcaCTATCGCGACAGCCCGGCCgggtgacacacacacacacacacactctgttACCCCTCACTATCGCGACAGCCCGGCcgggtcacacacacacaccattaCCCCTCACTATCGCGACAGCCCGGCCGGGTCACACACACACCATTACCCCTCACTATCGCGACAGCCCAGCcgggtcacacacacacaccattaCCCCTCACTATCGCGACAGCCCGGCCGGGTCACACACACACCATTACCCCTCACTATCGTGACAGCCCGGCCGGGTCACACACACACCATTACCCCTCACTATCGTGACAGCCCAGCCGGGTCACACACACACCATTACCCCTCACTATCGCGACAGCCCGGCcgggtcacacacacacaccattaCCCCTCACTATCGTGACAGCCCAGCCGGGTCACACACACACCATTACCCCTCACTATCGCGACAGCCCGGCCgggtcacacacacactctgttAGCCCTCACTATCGCGACAGCCCGGCcgagtcacacacacacacaccattaCCCCTCACTATCGCGACAGCCCGGCcgggtcacacacacacacacaccattaCCTCTCAGTATCGTGACAGCCCGGCCgggtcacacacacactcttacCCCTCACTATCGTGACAGCCCGGCcgggtcacacacacacacacactcttacCCCTCACTATCGCGACAGCCCGGCcgggtcacacacacacaccattaCCCCTCACTATCGCGACAGCCCAGCcgggtcacacacacacactcttacCCCTCACTATCGCGACAGCCCGGCCGGGTCACACACACACCATTACCCCTCACTATCGCGACAGCCCGGCcgggtcacacacacacactcttacCCCTCACTATCGCGACAGCCCGGCcgggtcacacacacacactcttacCCCTCACTATCGCGACAGCCCGGCcgggtcacacacacacactctgttACCCCTCACTATCGCGACAGCCCGGCcgggtcacacacacacactcttacCCCTCACTATCGCGACAGCCCGGCCGGGTCACACACACACCATTACCCCTCACTATCGCGACAGCCCGGCCgggtcacacacacactctgttAGCTCTCACTATCGCGACAGCCCGGCcgggtcacacacacacaccattaCCCCTCACTATCGCGACAGCCCGGCCGGGTCACACACACACCATTACCCCTCACTATCGCGACAGCCCGGCcgggtcacacacacacaccattaCCCCTCACTATCGCGACAGCCCGGCCgggtcacacacacactctgttAGCCCTCACTATCGCGACAGCCCGGCcgagtcacacacacacacaccattaCCCCTCACTATCGCGACAGCCCGGCcgggtcacacacacacacacaccattaCCCCTCTTTATCGTGACAGCCCGGCCgggtcacacacacactcttacCCCTCACTATCGTGACAGCCCGGCcgggtcacacacacacacacactcttacCCCTCACTATCGCGACAGCCCGGCcgggtcacacacacacaccattaCCCCTCACTATCGCGACAGCCCAGCcgggtcacacacacacactcttacCCCTCACTATCGCGACAGCCCGGCCGGGTCACACACACACCATTACCCCTCACTATCGCGACAGCCCGGCcgggtcacacacacacactcctacCCCTCACTATCGCGACAGCCCGGCcgggtcacacacacacactctgttACCCCTCACTATCGCGACAGCCCGGCcgggtcacacacacacactcttacCCCTCACTATCGCGACAGCCCGGCCGGGTCACACACACACCATTACCCCTCACTATCGCGACAGCCCGGCCgggtcacacacacactctgttAGCTCTCACTATCGCGACAGCCCGGCCgggtcacacacacactctgttAGCTCTCACTATCGCGACAGCCCGGCCgggtcacacacacactctgttAGCTCTCACTATCGCGACAGCCCGGCCGGGTCACACACACACCATTACCCCTCACTATCGCGACAGCCCGGCCgggtcacacacacactctgttAGCTCTCACTATCGCGACAGCCCGGCCGGGTCACACACACACCATTACCCCTCACTATCGCGACAGCCCAGCCGggtcccctctccccccccccccctcactcGCCGCAGCCTCTCCGCGCGCGCTGCGTTGCCGTAGCGACAGAGCCTCGCGGCCCAAGGCCCCCTTGGGGCTGTCCCGGCGGTGCCTGACGGAAGCGGCTCCGGTGCCAGGCCCGACCCGAGGCCACCGGGACCGCGCCGAGACCGAGCCCGGCCTCTGCCGCCCCTCCTGTTTCTTGCGCCGCGGGCTCG is a window encoding:
- the CCDC103 gene encoding coiled-coil domain-containing protein 103, coding for MEAADGLDTAVLEQELLAAVAADEQRARENEAKLRALRQGVSSYEEFRSIVLAAHLKPLQRKDKVEKGRNVLWNPCAAQAKALQGSEVEIPQELDQLPGTSADFYRAWRRCAKSSTEKYHLLLALGGEALGRIFQADLGFGLLGEFLKVLSENLCHEDRGSVLQLLQSLAGTGRFGLNVALLSRAEKESSRDLFGKLQSMGRGQGSADHPGSTASCEAEREAHLMDTRLQKEAEEERMMMELMRRYQVS